In one window of Vulpes vulpes isolate BD-2025 chromosome 1, VulVul3, whole genome shotgun sequence DNA:
- the NKPD1 gene encoding NTPase KAP family P-loop domain-containing protein 1 isoform X1 has protein sequence MHKHYTVRFARGALPLQTPAERYFLDPELGHQKDILTEDDVYCSCLAKTLCHVPVPVTVGFYAPFGCRLHMMLDKITALMQQEAAQREAEELRRVQWQPRPVSGWGFPRLLWYLVFLQPVITEVHLRRKNVKFLFIRFSAWQYAGTDKLWAGLVTTLCEGIRHQYGALPFSVYSVLGNKPATTPGFCQREWHCRRRVCLALLALLAALGLGVGLLYLSVGARAPGHGAASGSLLRVFGGAATTLSGSGLLMAVYSVGKHLFVSQRKKIERLVSREKFGSQLGFMCEVKKEVELLTDFLCFLEIYQRRRLRVVLEVTGLDTCYPERVVGVLNAINTLLSDSHAPFIFILVVDPSILAACLESAGSMKGTADNGYLFLNRTVTLPFSVPIMGRRTKLQFLQDAVLSRDDLLYREMTRKLRPGSGGGGGGGGGGGGGGGEDAQLLAVETRVGTERAQSRIDAEAARRIQEALLCLHDERDCLYEYVPDNVVSMRRIVNTVPITVRLLQQQDGDCAGPTPRQAVAWVVLANQWPCRLSWVLQCLEDRQQAGGAPEARARLWDVFCDNSRELHSMTKALQNVLDLDGDPELFERFLGSDFPFTVAEAQSLLRCTVNLDHSIRRRMGLIRAVSALKPPSPPKSPAHDPPHATNGAGHAPGSGRSGQGAEHVRGHASEAHQPRDWAQGGKPRPLA, from the exons ATATCCTGACAGAAGATGATGTCTACTGCAGCTGCCTGGCCAAGACCCTCTGCCACGTGCCCGTCCCGGTGACCGTGGGTTTCTATGCCCCCTTTGGCTGCCGCCTGCACATGATGCTGGACAAGATCACAG cgcTGATGCAGCAGGAGGCGGCGCAGCGCGAGGCCGAGGAGCTGCGGCGCGTGCAGTGGCAGCCGCGGCCGGTGAGCGGCTGGGGCTTCCCGCGGCTGCTGTGGTACCTGGTGTTCCTGCAGCCGGTCATCACCGAGGTGCACCTGCGGCGCAAGAACGTCAAGTTCCTCTTCATCCGCTTCAGCGCCTGGCAGTACGCGGGCACGGACAAGCTGTGGGCCGGCCTGGTGACCACGCTGTGCGAGGGCATCCGCCACCAGTACGGCGCGCTGCCCTTCAGCGTGTACTCGGTGCTGGGCAACAAGCCGGCCACGACGCCGGGCTTCTGCCAGCGCGAGTGGCACTGCCGGCGCCGCGTGTGCCTGGCGCTGCTGGCGCTGCTGGCGGCGCTCGGCCTGGGCGTGGGGCTGCTGTACCTGTCGGTGGGCGCCCGCGCGCCGGGCCACGGCGCGGCCAGCGGCAGCCTGCTGCGGGTGTTCGGCGGCGCGGCCACCACGCTGTCGGGCTCGGGGCTGCTCATGGCCGTGTACTCGGTGGGCAAGCACCTGTTCGTGAGCCAGCGCAAGAAGATCGAGCGGCTGGTGTCGCGCGAGAAGTTCGGCAGCCAGCTGGGCTTCATGTGCGAGGTGAAGAAGGAGGTGGAGCTGCTCACCGACTTCCTGTGCTTCCTGGAGATCTACCAGCGGCGCCGGCTGCGCGTGGTGCTCGAGGTCACCGGGCTGGACACGTGCTACCCGGAGCGCGTGGTGGGCGTGCTCAACGCCATCAACACGCTGCTGTCCGACAGCCACGCGCCCTTCATCTTCATCCTCGTGGTGGACCCCAGCATCCTGGCCGCGTGCCTCGAGAGCGCCGGCTCCATGAAGGGCACGGCCGACAACGGCTACCTCTTCCTCAACCGCACCGTCACGCTGCCCTTCTCCGTGCCCATCATGGGCCGCCGCACCAAGCTGCAGTTCCTGCAGGACGCCGTGCTGAGCCGCGACGACCTGCTCTACCGCGAGATGACGCGCAAGCTGCGGCCGGGcagtggcggtggcggcggcggcggcggcggtggcggcggcggcggcggcgaggacGCGCAGCTCCTGGCGGTGGAGACGCGGGTGGGCACCGAGCGCGCGCAGAGCCGCATAGACGCCGAAGCGGCGCGCCGCATCCAGGAGGCGCTCCTCTGCCTGCACGACGAGCGTGACTGCCTCTATGAGTACGTGCCCGACAACGTGGTGTCCATGCGGCGCATCGTCAACACCGTGCCCATCACCGTGCGCCTGCTGCAGCAGCAGGACGGGGACTGCGCGGGCCCCACGCCGCGCCAGGCCGTGGCCTGGGTCGTGCTCGCCAACCAGTGGCCGTGCCGCCTCAGCTGGGTGCTGCAGTGCCTGGAGGACCGACAGCAGGCGGGGGGCGCGCCCGAGGCCCGCGCGCGCCTCTGGGACGTGTTTTGCGACAACAGCCGCGAGCTGCACTCCATGACCAAGGCGTTGCAGAACGTGCTGGACTTGGACGGCGACCCGGAGCTTTTCGAGCGCTTCCTGGGCTCCGACTTCCCCTTCACGGTGGCCGAGGCGCAGAGCCTGCTGCGCTGCACCGTCAACCTGGACCACTCCATCCGCCGCCGCATGGGCCTCATCCGCGCGGTCAGCGCGCTCAAGCCGCCCAGCCCGCCCAAGTCCCCGGCCCACGACCCCCCCCACGCCACAAACGGAGCCGGCCATGCCCCCGGGTCGGGCCGGTCAGGTCAGGGTGCCGAGCATGTCCGTGGGCACGCCAGCGAAGCCCACCAGCCCCGGGACTGGGCGCAGGGGGGCAAGCCGAGACCCCTGGCCTGA
- the NKPD1 gene encoding NTPase KAP family P-loop domain-containing protein 1 isoform X2 — protein MHKHYTVRFARGALPLQTPAERYFLDPELGHQKGCCYQWCHDPAALQAHGPCRLPPQVCWQRAYHSHRGGVSGCRRGPQPPILQQQQQPQPPPPNPLRQRLCSVSGARKGPPATAAVPMQPAAAPEPPPKPTISPTAAPAMASSGPGLASAARALLEPGRPSAARPLPAPAACGSFTYSSDILTEDDVYCSCLAKTLCHVPVPVTVGFYAPFGCRLHMMLDKITALMQQEAAQREAEELRRVQWQPRPVSGWGFPRLLWYLVFLQPVITEVHLRRKNVKFLFIRFSAWQYAGTDKLWAGLVTTLCEGIRHQYGALPFSVYSVLGNKPATTPGFCQREWHCRRRVCLALLALLAALGLGVGLLYLSVGARAPGHGAASGSLLRVFGGAATTLSGSGLLMAVYSVGKHLFVSQRKKIERLVSREKFGSQLGFMCEVKKEVELLTDFLCFLEIYQRRRLRVVLEVTGLDTCYPERVVGVLNAINTLLSDSHAPFIFILVVDPSILAACLESAGSMKGTADNGYLFLNRTVTLPFSVPIMGRRTKLQFLQDAVLSRDDLLYREMTRKLRPGSGGGGGGGGGGGGGGGEDAQLLAVETRVGTERAQSRIDAEAARRIQEALLCLHDERDCLYEYVPDNVVSMRRIVNTVPITVRLLQQQDGDCAGPTPRQAVAWVVLANQWPCRLSWVLQCLEDRQQAGGAPEARARLWDVFCDNSRELHSMTKALQNVLDLDGDPELFERFLGSDFPFTVAEAQSLLRCTVNLDHSIRRRMGLIRAVSALKPPSPPKSPAHDPPHATNGAGHAPGSGRSGQGAEHVRGHASEAHQPRDWAQGGKPRPLA, from the exons ggTGCTGTTACCAGTGGTGCCATGACCCAGCGGCCCTTCAAGCCCACGGGCCCTGTCGGCTGCCCCCACAGGTGTGCTGGCAGCGGGCCTACCACAGCCACCGGGGGGGTGTCAGCGGCTGCCGCcggggcccccagccccccatcttgcagcagcagcagcagccccagcccccacctcccaacccccTGCGGCAGCGACTCTGCTCCGTCTCAGGGGCCCGGAAGGGGCCACCTGCAACGGCTGCTGTCCCCATGCAACCGGCCGCCGCCCCCGAGCCGCCCCCCAAGCCCACCATCTCACCCACCGCGGCTCCCGCCATGGCCAGCAgcggcccaggcctggcctccgCAGCCCGCGCCCTCCTGGAGCCCGGCAGGCCCAGTGCCGCccgccccctgcctgcccccgcAGCCTGCGGCTCCTTCACCTACAGCTCCG ATATCCTGACAGAAGATGATGTCTACTGCAGCTGCCTGGCCAAGACCCTCTGCCACGTGCCCGTCCCGGTGACCGTGGGTTTCTATGCCCCCTTTGGCTGCCGCCTGCACATGATGCTGGACAAGATCACAG cgcTGATGCAGCAGGAGGCGGCGCAGCGCGAGGCCGAGGAGCTGCGGCGCGTGCAGTGGCAGCCGCGGCCGGTGAGCGGCTGGGGCTTCCCGCGGCTGCTGTGGTACCTGGTGTTCCTGCAGCCGGTCATCACCGAGGTGCACCTGCGGCGCAAGAACGTCAAGTTCCTCTTCATCCGCTTCAGCGCCTGGCAGTACGCGGGCACGGACAAGCTGTGGGCCGGCCTGGTGACCACGCTGTGCGAGGGCATCCGCCACCAGTACGGCGCGCTGCCCTTCAGCGTGTACTCGGTGCTGGGCAACAAGCCGGCCACGACGCCGGGCTTCTGCCAGCGCGAGTGGCACTGCCGGCGCCGCGTGTGCCTGGCGCTGCTGGCGCTGCTGGCGGCGCTCGGCCTGGGCGTGGGGCTGCTGTACCTGTCGGTGGGCGCCCGCGCGCCGGGCCACGGCGCGGCCAGCGGCAGCCTGCTGCGGGTGTTCGGCGGCGCGGCCACCACGCTGTCGGGCTCGGGGCTGCTCATGGCCGTGTACTCGGTGGGCAAGCACCTGTTCGTGAGCCAGCGCAAGAAGATCGAGCGGCTGGTGTCGCGCGAGAAGTTCGGCAGCCAGCTGGGCTTCATGTGCGAGGTGAAGAAGGAGGTGGAGCTGCTCACCGACTTCCTGTGCTTCCTGGAGATCTACCAGCGGCGCCGGCTGCGCGTGGTGCTCGAGGTCACCGGGCTGGACACGTGCTACCCGGAGCGCGTGGTGGGCGTGCTCAACGCCATCAACACGCTGCTGTCCGACAGCCACGCGCCCTTCATCTTCATCCTCGTGGTGGACCCCAGCATCCTGGCCGCGTGCCTCGAGAGCGCCGGCTCCATGAAGGGCACGGCCGACAACGGCTACCTCTTCCTCAACCGCACCGTCACGCTGCCCTTCTCCGTGCCCATCATGGGCCGCCGCACCAAGCTGCAGTTCCTGCAGGACGCCGTGCTGAGCCGCGACGACCTGCTCTACCGCGAGATGACGCGCAAGCTGCGGCCGGGcagtggcggtggcggcggcggcggcggcggtggcggcggcggcggcggcgaggacGCGCAGCTCCTGGCGGTGGAGACGCGGGTGGGCACCGAGCGCGCGCAGAGCCGCATAGACGCCGAAGCGGCGCGCCGCATCCAGGAGGCGCTCCTCTGCCTGCACGACGAGCGTGACTGCCTCTATGAGTACGTGCCCGACAACGTGGTGTCCATGCGGCGCATCGTCAACACCGTGCCCATCACCGTGCGCCTGCTGCAGCAGCAGGACGGGGACTGCGCGGGCCCCACGCCGCGCCAGGCCGTGGCCTGGGTCGTGCTCGCCAACCAGTGGCCGTGCCGCCTCAGCTGGGTGCTGCAGTGCCTGGAGGACCGACAGCAGGCGGGGGGCGCGCCCGAGGCCCGCGCGCGCCTCTGGGACGTGTTTTGCGACAACAGCCGCGAGCTGCACTCCATGACCAAGGCGTTGCAGAACGTGCTGGACTTGGACGGCGACCCGGAGCTTTTCGAGCGCTTCCTGGGCTCCGACTTCCCCTTCACGGTGGCCGAGGCGCAGAGCCTGCTGCGCTGCACCGTCAACCTGGACCACTCCATCCGCCGCCGCATGGGCCTCATCCGCGCGGTCAGCGCGCTCAAGCCGCCCAGCCCGCCCAAGTCCCCGGCCCACGACCCCCCCCACGCCACAAACGGAGCCGGCCATGCCCCCGGGTCGGGCCGGTCAGGTCAGGGTGCCGAGCATGTCCGTGGGCACGCCAGCGAAGCCCACCAGCCCCGGGACTGGGCGCAGGGGGGCAAGCCGAGACCCCTGGCCTGA